Proteins co-encoded in one Ignavibacteria bacterium genomic window:
- the ccoS gene encoding cbb3-type cytochrome oxidase assembly protein CcoS — translation MSAIYILIGASLVVATGFLIAFLWAVKSGQMDDRYTPSVRMLFEDEPKVLKSQNDSSQLNDQEKKEHN, via the coding sequence ATGAGCGCAATTTATATCCTGATCGGTGCGAGTCTTGTGGTTGCAACAGGTTTCCTTATTGCTTTTTTGTGGGCTGTAAAGAGTGGACAGATGGACGACAGATACACGCCCTCAGTACGGATGTTATTTGAGGATGAGCCAAAAGTTTTAAAAAGTCAAAATGATTCTTCACAATTAAATGACCAGGAGAAAAAGGAGCACAATTAA
- a CDS encoding cbb3-type cytochrome c oxidase subunit 3: MYKDVLSSIDGITIFPIIGLVIFVSFFSFMIFHVVRMPKTKIDELEKIPLDEKNLEEKNV; encoded by the coding sequence ATGTATAAAGATGTTCTTTCATCAATTGATGGCATCACGATATTCCCGATTATAGGGCTCGTAATTTTCGTTTCGTTCTTTTCATTCATGATCTTTCATGTGGTCAGAATGCCAAAAACGAAAATAGATGAGCTTGAAAAAATTCCCCTTGACGAAAAGAATTTAGAGGAAAAAAATGTTTAA
- a CDS encoding iron hydrogenase small subunit — translation MKMVELTINNLKVKAEEGMTILDAAKSVGVSIPTLCYIKNLFPTGACRMCVVEVSGQRNLLPSCAYPVAEGMVVETNSPRVRRARKTIVELLVENHPQDCLICVRNKNCELQDLSERYAVREHRFAGDKRKHVVDISSPSLERDPAKCILCGRCVRVCNEVQKVGAIDFSGRGFGSIVTTPYNKGLNVSDCILCGQCILACPTAALRERSSTKIVSTALGNKNKFVIAQIAPAVRATLGEEFHMPAGTDVTGKLVSGLRRLGFKKVFDTNFAADLTIIEEANELVSRVQNNQPLPMFTSCCPGWVKFAEMNYPEIIPNLSSCKSPHEMEGAVLKSYYAKKMGINPRDIFVVSIMPCTVKKFESERPELSHDALHDVDSVLTTRELVRFFNMAGIDFSDLPDEEFDNPLGESTGAAAIFGTSGGVMEAAIRTAYFNITRENLDNVEVDQIRGMEGVKSATLKMGDLEVKVAVVNGIGNVRPIIDEIIAGTSPYHFIEVMACPGGCINGGGQPIHQNLDNVMKRVRALYEIDKQSVTRRSHDNESVKKLYKEFLREPGSHTAHTLLHTHYHDRTVK, via the coding sequence ATTAAAATGGTAGAATTAACAATAAATAATTTAAAAGTTAAAGCCGAAGAAGGAATGACAATTCTTGATGCGGCAAAATCTGTGGGTGTTTCAATACCTACATTGTGTTACATAAAAAATTTGTTTCCTACAGGTGCCTGTAGAATGTGTGTGGTCGAAGTTTCCGGACAAAGGAACCTGCTTCCTTCATGTGCATACCCCGTAGCCGAAGGGATGGTTGTTGAGACCAACTCGCCTCGGGTGAGAAGAGCCAGAAAAACAATTGTCGAGCTCCTTGTTGAAAATCATCCACAGGACTGCCTGATTTGTGTTCGTAATAAAAATTGCGAACTTCAGGATCTTTCCGAAAGATATGCAGTCAGGGAACACAGGTTCGCGGGTGATAAGAGGAAACATGTTGTGGATATCTCAAGTCCTTCTTTGGAGAGGGATCCTGCAAAATGTATTCTTTGCGGCAGATGCGTTAGAGTTTGTAATGAAGTTCAAAAAGTGGGTGCAATAGACTTCTCAGGAAGAGGATTTGGAAGCATCGTTACAACACCTTATAACAAAGGATTGAATGTAAGCGATTGTATCCTCTGCGGGCAGTGTATCCTTGCATGTCCTACAGCGGCGCTTCGTGAAAGAAGTTCCACTAAAATTGTAAGTACCGCACTCGGCAACAAGAATAAATTTGTCATAGCACAGATTGCTCCTGCAGTCAGGGCTACGCTCGGTGAGGAATTCCATATGCCGGCGGGTACCGATGTTACCGGAAAACTCGTCAGTGGTTTAAGAAGGCTTGGATTTAAGAAAGTATTTGATACAAATTTTGCTGCTGACTTGACAATCATTGAAGAAGCAAACGAACTTGTATCAAGAGTTCAGAACAACCAGCCACTTCCAATGTTCACGAGTTGTTGCCCGGGTTGGGTTAAGTTCGCTGAAATGAACTACCCTGAAATTATACCGAATCTCTCGAGCTGTAAATCTCCTCATGAGATGGAAGGTGCCGTTTTAAAAAGCTATTATGCCAAGAAGATGGGCATCAACCCGAGAGACATTTTTGTGGTTTCGATCATGCCTTGTACAGTGAAAAAATTCGAGTCTGAGAGACCCGAGCTTTCACATGACGCACTTCATGATGTCGATTCTGTTCTCACTACAAGAGAACTTGTTCGTTTCTTCAATATGGCAGGCATCGATTTTTCTGATTTGCCGGATGAAGAATTTGACAATCCACTAGGTGAGTCGACCGGAGCAGCAGCAATTTTCGGAACGAGCGGTGGTGTTATGGAAGCTGCGATAAGAACTGCATACTTCAACATTACACGTGAAAATCTTGACAATGTGGAAGTTGACCAGATCCGCGGTATGGAAGGTGTGAAGTCAGCCACTCTGAAGATGGGTGATCTTGAAGTGAAAGTTGCAGTTGTCAATGGAATTGGAAATGTAAGACCTATTATTGATGAAATAATTGCCGGAACCTCACCATATCACTTTATTGAAGTGATGGCTTGTCCGGGAGGTTGTATCAATGGAGGCGGCCAGCCAATCCACCAAAATCTCGATAATGTTATGAAAAGAGTTCGTGCGTTGTATGAGATAGACAAACAGAGTGTAACCAGAAGATCGCATGACAACGAATCAGTAAAGAAACTCTATAAGGAGTTCCTGCGCGAACCCGGAAGTCACACGGCTCATACATTGCTTCATACACATTACCATGACAGGACAGTTAAGTAA
- the ccoG gene encoding cytochrome c oxidase accessory protein CcoG: MNEEEVIDQSFRDSIGTIKKDGKRNWIFPKRPSGWYYNARSIVSIFLLAFLFGMPFIKVNGQPFLLFNVFERKFIIFGVFFGPYDFHIFLLSFIALIIFVILFTAIYGRIFCGWVCPQTIFMELVFRKIEYLIDGDYRDQRRLKAAPWTGRKIFKRVLKYSVFLGISYLIAHTFMAYLVGLDEVTQIVTSPPSERPGGFIAMNVFTGLFFFVFSWFREQACLIVCPYGRLQGVLLDKNSLAVTYDFVRGEPRGKLHKDQVRTEGDCIDCKLCVDVCPTGIDIRNGIQLECVNCTACMDACDEVMTKIKKPKGLIRLDSLNGVETGKKFSFSLRVGIYSAILVILISIISVLMANRKDVEVNILRTPGMLFQEQPNNKISNIYNFHVINKTFYDMNIELKVKGIPATIKILGSEPKVKQLEVYEGRFMLVVDQKDLKAVNTKIDIAVIENGREIETIKTSFLGKVND, translated from the coding sequence ATGAACGAAGAAGAAGTTATCGACCAGTCGTTCAGGGATTCGATTGGTACGATAAAAAAAGATGGTAAAAGGAACTGGATATTTCCGAAACGACCCTCGGGATGGTACTACAATGCACGAAGTATAGTCAGTATCTTCCTCCTGGCATTTCTGTTTGGGATGCCTTTTATAAAAGTGAACGGACAGCCATTTCTGTTGTTTAATGTCTTCGAGAGAAAATTTATCATATTCGGTGTTTTTTTCGGACCATATGATTTTCACATTTTTCTTCTTTCGTTCATAGCACTGATCATTTTTGTTATCCTTTTCACAGCGATTTACGGAAGGATATTCTGCGGGTGGGTATGTCCGCAAACTATCTTTATGGAACTGGTATTCAGAAAGATCGAATATTTAATTGATGGTGATTACAGGGATCAGAGGAGACTAAAAGCTGCTCCCTGGACCGGACGTAAAATATTCAAAAGAGTGCTTAAGTATTCTGTTTTTCTGGGGATATCATATCTGATTGCCCACACTTTTATGGCTTATCTGGTTGGATTGGATGAGGTCACACAAATTGTAACTTCTCCTCCATCCGAGAGACCCGGTGGCTTTATAGCCATGAATGTCTTTACAGGACTCTTTTTCTTCGTATTCTCATGGTTCCGGGAGCAGGCTTGTTTGATAGTCTGTCCTTACGGGAGGCTGCAGGGGGTTCTGTTGGATAAAAACTCTCTTGCAGTAACCTATGACTTTGTCAGGGGAGAACCTCGCGGTAAACTTCACAAAGATCAGGTTAGAACTGAGGGAGATTGTATTGACTGTAAACTCTGTGTTGATGTATGTCCTACCGGAATCGACATTCGAAATGGCATTCAATTGGAATGTGTGAACTGTACAGCATGTATGGATGCATGTGACGAGGTCATGACCAAAATAAAGAAACCGAAGGGGCTAATCAGACTTGATTCTCTCAATGGTGTTGAGACCGGAAAAAAATTCAGTTTTTCATTGAGAGTTGGCATTTATTCCGCAATTCTTGTCATTCTGATTTCAATTATCTCAGTCCTGATGGCCAACAGGAAAGATGTTGAAGTGAACATTTTAAGAACTCCGGGTATGCTGTTTCAGGAGCAACCGAACAACAAAATAAGCAACATCTATAATTTTCATGTTATCAACAAAACTTTTTATGACATGAATATCGAATTAAAAGTGAAGGGAATACCGGCAACGATCAAGATTCTCGGATCTGAACCCAAGGTTAAGCAGCTTGAGGTTTATGAAGGAAGATTTATGCTCGTAGTTGATCAAAAAGATTTGAAAGCCGTAAATACAAAAATCGATATTGCAGTTATTGAGAATGGAAGAGAAATTGAAACGATAAAGACTTCGTTTCTGGGAAAGGTTAATGACTAA
- a CDS encoding c-type cytochrome, with translation MFKKFNCKFGSTVKSKQFIFLNFVLSLILLQNNAIAAEGAGFDAETYINTGFLIFFIYVIVMTIIFLIGQNKKPEEEKEMIKKLDKMINDTKPLEEEEALLLDHNYDGIRELDNNLPPWWKYMFYATIVFSIVYMGYYHLSSGPSSAAEYENEVRQAQLALAASQGQTTVNADNVKLLTDAASLAKGKDIFDKNCASCHGTKGEGLVGPNLTDDYWIHGGTVKEVYIVLVNGVLAKGMPSWRAQFSSQDLEATASYIKSLKGTNPPNAKEPQGDLVKETAPADSAKGDGAKKDSVKNDKKNEVKK, from the coding sequence ATGTTTAAAAAATTTAATTGTAAATTTGGATCGACTGTGAAAAGCAAGCAGTTCATCTTTTTGAATTTCGTGCTTTCACTTATCCTGTTGCAGAACAATGCTATCGCGGCAGAAGGCGCGGGTTTTGATGCAGAAACATACATCAACACCGGATTCCTGATTTTCTTCATTTATGTAATTGTTATGACCATCATATTTCTGATCGGTCAAAACAAAAAACCTGAAGAAGAAAAGGAGATGATCAAAAAACTTGACAAAATGATAAACGATACAAAACCATTGGAGGAGGAAGAGGCGCTCTTGCTTGATCATAATTACGATGGCATCAGAGAGCTGGACAACAATCTGCCCCCTTGGTGGAAGTATATGTTCTATGCAACAATAGTTTTTTCTATTGTTTATATGGGTTATTATCATTTATCGAGTGGTCCATCTTCCGCTGCAGAATATGAAAACGAAGTGCGTCAGGCACAACTGGCTCTCGCAGCATCTCAGGGACAAACAACTGTTAATGCCGATAATGTCAAGCTTCTGACTGATGCTGCTTCACTCGCTAAAGGCAAGGATATTTTTGATAAAAACTGCGCATCCTGCCATGGTACAAAAGGTGAGGGTCTCGTTGGTCCCAATCTAACAGACGATTACTGGATACACGGCGGCACTGTCAAAGAAGTTTACATTGTTCTCGTAAATGGTGTCCTCGCAAAAGGCATGCCATCGTGGAGGGCACAGTTTAGCTCACAAGACCTTGAAGCGACTGCCAGCTATATTAAGAGCCTGAAGGGCACCAATCCTCCGAATGCCAAAGAACCTCAGGGTGATCTTGTTAAAGAGACTGCCCCGGCCGATTCGGCAAAAGGAGACGGTGCAAAGAAGGACAGTGTTAAAAACGACAAAAAGAACGAAGTTAAAAAATAG
- a CDS encoding heavy metal translocating P-type ATPase metal-binding domain-containing protein translates to MPEIVDLREDLICFHCGEKCEDGSISIEDKSFCCEGCKLVYQVLKENNLCTYYNLNATPGSSKREKVAGKRYDYLDDPEISEKLIEFGNDQLFKLFFFVPSIHCSSCIWLLENLYKLDDRILESRVDFPAKKVFIKAKPAILISEIVSIMDSIGYEPRLSLDELDRKDTKTFNKSLYLKLGIAGFAFGNIMMLSFPEYLSIKDSVESFGVFFQLIMVTLSLPVLFYSSSDYFISAWKGIRKKYINIDFPLSIGIVALWGRSIYEIFWGSGESYMDSFAGLIFFLLIGKVFQNKTYEYFNFERNYKSYFPISITRKSKEGVEEVVPLSRISVKDRILIRNNEIIPADSILLSGTGNIDYSFVTGESLPQFRKPGDKVFAGGKQIGGVIELEVYKQVSQSYLTRLWNDFIVSKNRENGLINFSNVVSKYFTLAILLLAVLGGILWYNSGLAQVLSVITSVLIVACPCALALSAPFALGNTLRLLGRNKFYLKSVNVVEYLGSIDTIVFDKTGTLTENQEIGIIFEGENLTDYERSLVKSALKNSLHPLSKIIYRSLVQTKELSVESFEEIPGMGGTAKIESKIVIFGSSGFLNITGQDSRSNTDDGAEGSRVYFSIDGMNKGFFRVTNKYRDGIAEIIKEIGKKKEIFILSGDNSSERENLIKLTRPENVIFNCSPSDKMNFIGKLQSENRKILMIGDGLNDAAALSKADVGVSLSDDLMNFTPASDSLLHGSALRKLSAFIKQSVSTMNVVKLSFVMSTIYNIIGVTVALSGELSPLFAAILMPVSSISVVVFTTMGTLYTAKKHGLEV, encoded by the coding sequence ATGCCTGAAATAGTTGATTTACGAGAAGATTTGATCTGTTTTCATTGTGGTGAAAAGTGTGAAGACGGATCAATCTCTATTGAAGATAAATCATTTTGTTGTGAAGGTTGCAAGCTGGTTTATCAGGTGCTCAAGGAGAACAATCTCTGCACCTATTACAACCTTAATGCGACTCCCGGATCATCAAAACGGGAGAAAGTGGCAGGTAAACGGTACGACTATCTCGATGATCCTGAAATTTCTGAAAAGCTGATCGAATTTGGAAACGATCAGCTTTTCAAACTTTTCTTTTTTGTCCCCTCAATTCATTGCTCTTCCTGCATTTGGCTTCTCGAAAATCTGTACAAACTTGACGACCGGATTCTCGAGTCCCGGGTCGATTTCCCGGCGAAAAAAGTTTTTATTAAAGCGAAACCGGCGATACTGATAAGTGAAATTGTATCGATTATGGATTCTATCGGGTATGAGCCGAGGTTAAGTCTCGATGAACTCGACCGAAAGGATACAAAAACTTTTAACAAATCTCTGTATTTAAAACTTGGAATAGCCGGATTCGCTTTTGGGAATATCATGATGTTGAGTTTCCCGGAATATTTGTCAATCAAGGACAGTGTGGAATCATTCGGAGTTTTTTTCCAATTAATCATGGTCACACTTTCTCTCCCGGTGCTCTTCTACAGCAGTTCTGATTATTTCATCTCAGCGTGGAAGGGGATCAGAAAAAAATATATTAATATCGATTTTCCTCTCTCAATCGGAATAGTAGCTCTTTGGGGAAGGAGTATTTATGAAATATTTTGGGGATCGGGAGAGAGTTATATGGATTCCTTTGCCGGTCTGATATTTTTTCTGTTGATTGGAAAAGTCTTTCAGAACAAAACATACGAATATTTTAATTTTGAGAGAAATTACAAGTCTTATTTCCCGATATCAATTACGCGGAAATCAAAGGAAGGTGTCGAGGAAGTGGTTCCACTCTCCAGAATTTCGGTGAAAGACAGAATATTAATTCGAAATAATGAAATAATTCCGGCCGACTCCATTCTCCTTTCCGGAACCGGAAATATTGATTACAGTTTTGTGACGGGTGAAAGTCTCCCACAATTCAGAAAACCGGGAGATAAAGTCTTTGCGGGTGGCAAACAAATTGGTGGTGTGATCGAGCTGGAAGTTTACAAGCAAGTGTCTCAAAGCTACCTCACAAGGCTCTGGAATGACTTTATTGTTTCTAAGAATCGAGAAAACGGGCTCATAAATTTTTCAAATGTTGTAAGCAAGTACTTTACACTGGCAATTTTATTACTCGCAGTCCTTGGTGGAATTCTTTGGTATAATTCGGGTTTGGCTCAGGTATTGTCGGTAATTACCTCGGTTTTAATCGTTGCCTGCCCTTGTGCACTGGCTCTTTCAGCCCCTTTTGCCCTCGGAAACACTCTAAGATTGCTTGGAAGAAACAAATTTTACCTGAAAAGTGTGAATGTTGTTGAGTACCTTGGATCAATCGATACGATCGTTTTCGATAAAACCGGCACGCTCACAGAAAATCAGGAGATTGGCATAATATTTGAAGGAGAAAATTTAACAGATTACGAGAGGTCGCTCGTTAAGTCTGCTTTAAAGAATTCGCTTCATCCCTTAAGTAAAATCATTTATCGTTCTTTGGTGCAAACAAAAGAACTGTCCGTTGAGTCATTTGAAGAAATACCGGGCATGGGAGGTACGGCAAAAATAGAATCAAAAATTGTGATTTTTGGTTCTTCAGGCTTTTTGAATATCACTGGGCAGGACAGCAGATCGAACACTGATGATGGTGCTGAGGGAAGCAGAGTCTATTTCAGTATTGACGGTATGAACAAAGGCTTTTTCAGGGTTACGAATAAATACCGCGATGGCATTGCTGAAATTATTAAAGAAATCGGAAAGAAAAAAGAGATTTTCATTTTGTCAGGAGACAATTCAAGCGAACGGGAAAATTTAATAAAACTTACCAGGCCTGAGAATGTTATCTTCAACTGTTCACCCTCCGATAAAATGAATTTTATAGGGAAACTTCAATCCGAAAACAGAAAAATATTGATGATAGGGGACGGATTAAATGATGCGGCGGCTTTGAGTAAAGCCGATGTTGGTGTCTCATTGTCAGATGATCTGATGAATTTCACTCCAGCAAGTGATTCTTTGCTTCATGGGAGCGCCTTACGCAAACTCTCTGCCTTTATCAAACAATCTGTCTCGACTATGAATGTGGTTAAATTGAGTTTCGTAATGTCAACTATTTATAATATAATCGGCGTCACTGTTGCGTTAAGCGGTGAGCTTTCACCATTGTTTGCGGCAATTCTTATGCCTGTCAGTTCAATTTCTGTTGTAGTGTTTACCACCATGGGTACCCTGTATACCGCAAAAAAACACGGACTTGAGGTATGA
- the ccoN gene encoding cytochrome-c oxidase, cbb3-type subunit I: MQVEKFSYDNKIVKYFALATTVWGVVGMLVGLLIALQLFIPSLSLNLPFLTFGRLRPLHTNAVIFAFVGNGLFMGVYYSLQRLLKARMFNDILSYAHFWGWQLIIVLAAVTLPLGITSSKEYAELEWPIDILIAVVWVIFGVNMIGTIIKRREKHMYVAVWFYIATFVTVAVLHIVNSFEIPVNFLKSYSLYAGVQDALVQWWYGHNAVAFFLTTPYLGIMYYFMPKASNRPVYSYRLSIIHFWALIFLYIWAGPHHLLYSALPDWAQSLGTVFSVMLIAPSWGGMINGLLTLRGAWDKVREDPVLKFMVVAITAYGMSTFEGPMLSLKNLNALAHFTDWIIAHVHIGALGWNGFLTFGMLYYLVPKLWRTNLYSKKLANYHFWLGFLGIVFYASSMYWSALTQGLMWKQFTPQGILQYPNFLETTIQIIPMYIIRAFGGLLYFFSLFIMIYNLMKTAKQGQFLAEEEAEAAPLEKKAEKFNKKAPHTWIESRPIQFTLLATVAILIGGIVEFVPAFLVKSNIPTIASVKPYTPLELEGRDLYIREGCVGCHSQLVRPFRSETERYGEYSKAGEFVYDHPFLWGSKRTGPDLHREGGKYPNVWHYHHMIEPTRMSPGSIMPPYPWLETNVLDVSSTADKITALRRVGVPYPEGFESTALQNLEAQAKEIAKDLQKNGAAIDHDKELVALIAYLQRLGKDIKAVPTTTNQAK, from the coding sequence ATGCAAGTTGAAAAATTCAGTTATGACAATAAGATTGTCAAGTACTTCGCTCTGGCAACCACCGTTTGGGGTGTTGTTGGTATGCTTGTCGGACTTCTTATCGCATTGCAATTGTTCATTCCGTCACTAAGTCTGAATCTGCCGTTCCTGACTTTCGGCAGACTAAGACCACTGCATACAAACGCAGTTATTTTTGCATTTGTCGGAAATGGTTTGTTCATGGGTGTCTACTATTCGCTTCAACGGCTGTTGAAAGCGAGGATGTTCAACGACATTCTTAGTTATGCACACTTTTGGGGGTGGCAACTGATTATTGTACTGGCTGCAGTTACACTTCCATTAGGTATTACATCAAGTAAAGAATATGCGGAGTTGGAATGGCCAATTGATATACTTATTGCCGTTGTTTGGGTAATTTTCGGTGTAAATATGATCGGTACGATCATAAAAAGACGCGAAAAACATATGTATGTTGCAGTATGGTTTTATATCGCAACTTTCGTTACAGTTGCAGTGCTTCATATTGTGAATTCATTTGAAATACCTGTCAATTTTTTGAAGAGTTATTCTCTTTATGCAGGTGTACAGGATGCGCTGGTTCAGTGGTGGTACGGACATAACGCTGTTGCGTTCTTCCTGACCACTCCTTATCTTGGTATTATGTACTATTTTATGCCAAAGGCATCCAACAGACCTGTCTATTCATACAGGTTGTCAATTATCCATTTCTGGGCGCTGATATTCCTGTACATCTGGGCAGGACCACATCATTTGCTCTACAGTGCACTTCCTGACTGGGCACAGTCACTCGGAACTGTATTCTCAGTGATGCTGATCGCTCCATCATGGGGTGGTATGATAAATGGATTGTTGACCCTTCGTGGCGCATGGGACAAGGTGAGAGAAGACCCCGTATTGAAATTTATGGTTGTGGCAATCACAGCTTATGGTATGTCCACCTTTGAGGGACCAATGCTCTCTCTCAAAAATCTTAATGCGCTTGCGCATTTTACCGACTGGATTATCGCACATGTCCATATCGGTGCTTTGGGATGGAACGGTTTCCTAACCTTTGGAATGCTTTACTATTTGGTACCAAAGTTGTGGAGAACAAATCTTTACTCAAAGAAACTCGCAAATTATCATTTCTGGCTCGGTTTCCTCGGAATAGTTTTTTATGCTTCATCAATGTACTGGAGTGCACTTACTCAGGGTTTAATGTGGAAACAATTTACTCCACAGGGGATTCTGCAATATCCTAATTTCCTTGAGACAACTATCCAGATTATTCCGATGTATATCATCAGAGCCTTTGGCGGGTTGTTATACTTCTTCAGTCTTTTCATTATGATTTATAACCTGATGAAGACTGCGAAACAAGGACAGTTTCTTGCTGAAGAGGAAGCTGAAGCAGCACCTTTGGAGAAAAAGGCTGAGAAATTCAACAAAAAGGCACCTCACACCTGGATCGAAAGTCGTCCTATCCAGTTTACACTATTGGCTACCGTAGCAATCCTTATTGGTGGAATAGTGGAATTTGTGCCTGCGTTTTTGGTTAAATCAAATATACCCACCATTGCATCTGTAAAACCCTACACTCCACTTGAACTTGAAGGCAGGGACCTCTACATACGAGAAGGATGCGTTGGTTGCCACAGCCAGTTGGTGAGACCTTTCAGATCTGAGACAGAACGCTATGGTGAATATTCGAAAGCGGGAGAATTCGTTTATGATCATCCATTCTTGTGGGGATCAAAAAGAACGGGTCCTGATCTTCACAGAGAAGGCGGGAAATATCCCAATGTATGGCATTATCACCACATGATAGAGCCAACAAGGATGTCTCCGGGGTCAATCATGCCACCTTATCCATGGCTTGAGACAAATGTGCTTGATGTCTCTTCGACAGCAGATAAAATTACTGCTCTGAGAAGAGTCGGGGTTCCATATCCGGAAGGATTTGAGAGCACAGCACTTCAGAATCTTGAAGCACAGGCAAAGGAAATTGCAAAAGATTTACAGAAAAACGGTGCTGCAATAGATCACGATAAAGAACTTGTTGCATTAATTGCCTATCTTCAGAGGTTGGGTAAGGACATCAAAGCTGTTCCGACAACAACCAATCAGGCTAAATAA